DNA from Krasilnikovia cinnamomea:
GTACAGCGGGCGGCACCTGGGCAACTTCCCGCAGGCGTTCACCCACCTGGCGCTGATCAACGCGGTGATGCACGTGATCCGGGCTGAGCAGCGTGTGGCCCCCGGCCAGTTCAGCCCGGCGAACCCGGCCGGTGGCTGATGCCGCCCGCCCGGCACACCGACCTGGAACGGGCCCTGGCCGAAGCGGCCCGGGTGGCGCAGCGCGCCCCGTCGGCGTTCAACACCCAACCGTGGCGGTGGCAGGTCCGCGCCCGCACCCTGGAGCTGCGCCGGGACCCCGGGCGGCAACTCATCCCGGCCGACCCCGAGGGACACCAACTGCTGCTGAGCTGCGGGGCCGCCCTGCACCACGCCCGCCTCGCGCTGGCCGCCGCGGGTCGCCTCGTGGACGTGTCCCGGCTGCCCGACCCCGACCTGCTGGCCCGACTCGACGTGCACGGCCGCACCGAACCGGACCCGTGGGTGCGCCGGTTGCGCGGGGCGATCCCGGCGCGGCACACCGATCGGCGGCCGTTCGGCCCCACCCCGGTGAATCCCATTGCCCTGGCCCATCTTCAGGCGGCGGCCCGCGCCGAGGACACCGGGCTGTGCGTACTCCCCGACGGCCAGGTGCCGACCCTGGCGCAGGCGGCAGCGGCGGCAGCGGCGGCTGAGCGGGCCGACCCGGCGTACCGGGCCATGGCGGCACGCTGGACCGGGCGCCCACCCGGCAGCGAGGACGGCGTCCCACCCGGAACGGCGGTCCGCCCCGGACCGCACCGCGTGCCGGTCCGCGACTACACCCCGGGCGCCGATGAAGCCGCCGGCGCGGGACTCCCACCGGTCGGCGGTCCGGCGCAGGGTGGGGTCCTCGCGGCGGGGAGCGGCGACGATCGCGGCACCGCGTACGCGATCCTGCACGGGCCGGGCGACGGGCCGCACGACTGGCTGCGCGCCGGGGAGGCACTGTCGGCGGTGCTGCTGACCGCGGTGACCGAGGGGCTGGCCAGCTCCCCGATGACCGATGTGCTGGAGGTACCGGAGGCGTCAGGGCTCGTGCGCGGCCTGCTGCCCGACAGCGGTGATGTGCCGTATCTCGTGCTGCGGATCGGCGTGGCGGTGGAACCGGACGCTCCGCCACCCACGCCGCGCCGCCGCCCCGGCTCGGTCCTCGGCTTCGGCTTCGGCTTCGGCTGCTGACCGTGCCGTTGTCGTCGTACCCGATGCCGATTCACGGGTCGCGCCGTATCCGTACGCTGTCGCCGTGTCCGCTCGCGCCGCCCGCCTGATCGCCGTGCCCTTCGCCCTGATGACCTTCGCCCTGCGGGTCGTGGCGGACTTCTGGGTGGACCCGCTGGCCCTGCCGCTGCGGCCCTGGCCGGTCAGCCTCGCCGCCACGGTGGCCGCTGGGCTGGCCGCCG
Protein-coding regions in this window:
- a CDS encoding Acg family FMN-binding oxidoreductase, whose protein sequence is MPPARHTDLERALAEAARVAQRAPSAFNTQPWRWQVRARTLELRRDPGRQLIPADPEGHQLLLSCGAALHHARLALAAAGRLVDVSRLPDPDLLARLDVHGRTEPDPWVRRLRGAIPARHTDRRPFGPTPVNPIALAHLQAAARAEDTGLCVLPDGQVPTLAQAAAAAAAAERADPAYRAMAARWTGRPPGSEDGVPPGTAVRPGPHRVPVRDYTPGADEAAGAGLPPVGGPAQGGVLAAGSGDDRGTAYAILHGPGDGPHDWLRAGEALSAVLLTAVTEGLASSPMTDVLEVPEASGLVRGLLPDSGDVPYLVLRIGVAVEPDAPPPTPRRRPGSVLGFGFGFGC